In Biomphalaria glabrata chromosome 8, xgBioGlab47.1, whole genome shotgun sequence, the genomic window taaaaaaaaagttttttgactTCGTAAAGAGAGACTGTGGGTGGTGGGAGATAACTGTGTTTGAAGGAGTGGAAGCTAAATGGCTATAAAAGAAGGTACTCTAGATCTCACTGGTAAATAATTGGCCAGTTGGGTTGTCAACAAAACACGCTCAGAATTGCCATGTTTTTGTGTCTCCAGGACGTCAGCCATACCGCTATATTGCTGTCTCAATAGCTCTGTGATTGTACTAACACAGCAGTGCATCATTGTCAGACCATGCTGTGTACTTCCAGCCCACATCACCACGCACTAGGTCCAAGCTTAGAATATACTTGGTTCTCTGTACGTCTGTCTATCCCAGGTCCAAGCTTAGAATATACTTGGTTCTCTGTACGTCCGTCTATCCCAGGTCCAAGCTTAGAATATACTTGGTTCTCTGTACGTCTATCTATCCCAGGTCCAAGCTTAGAATATACTTGGTTCTCTGTACGTCTGTCTATCCCAGGTCCAAGCTTAGAATATACTTGGTTCTCTGTACGTCTGTCTATCCCAGGTCCAAGCTTAGAATATACTTGGTTCTCTGTACGTCTGTCTATCCCAGGTCCAAGCTTAGAATATACTTGGTTCTCTGTACGTATGTCTATCCCAGGTCCAAGCTTAGAATATACTTGGTTCTCTGTACGTCTGTCTATCCCAGGTCCAAGCTTAGAATATACTTGGTTCTCTGTACGTCTGTCTATCCCAGGTCCAAGCTTAGAATATACTTGGTTCTCTGTACGTCTGTCTATCCCAGGTCCAAGCTTAGAATATACTTGGTTCTCTGTACGTCTGTCTATCCCAGGTCCATAGAAACGTCCGATACCTgatagttgtgtgtgtgtgtgtgtgtgcagagaATTAATTCTAGCAGAAACAGGGGAATCTCAGAATGTCAAGGACGAATGTAACGTATTTGTCGATAAAGTCAGTATCAAATGTCCACATCGGTTCCAGAAATGTCCCTGTGCCTTTCAATTTCTGTCCGTTTTATTCCATAGGTTTTTCTGTTTCTATCTAGTATGGCACTCGTTTCCTTATTTTCTGACTGGGCTTGACTAGGCTTTTTGAGTGATTTGGCTTtcggaaaacaaaaaaaaaagctaaaaaaaaaaaagaaaacacaattCATTTTGAAAATGCTAAGTTGTACTAGATTCAAATATGACCAGGACTAGAATCAAAGCCTTTCAAAGTTTCAGACAATTTGTTTAGATGTATTATCTATCAAGCTTCTTACTATTTCTTGAGAAAGCTTTAGATCTATTCATCTGTATGAGTTTAGCCATTCTTTTGGATTGGAATATCTTTTCCCTTTTGgccacatttttaaatataaaaaaaaagagagaattaaaattaagattttagggttacaaacaaaatgtggattactttgaaaaaaaaatgtctttcagTTTGTTATAGATTTGGGCAAACAATTGGAACAATTTTATGTCTATGAAAGTCAGCGTGGCTGGGTAGTTGTGTAGATGGCTAGTAGGGTTGTTTTGCATTTGTGTCGCTGGGTAATAGAATTGTTTTGCACTTGTGTCGCTGGGTAATAGAATTGTTTTGCATTTGTGTCGCTGGGTAATAGAATTGTTTTGCACTTGTGTCGCTGGGTAATAGAATTGTTTTGCATTTGTGTCGCTGGGTAATAGAATTGTTTTGCATTTGTGTCGCTGGGTAATAGAATTGTTTTGCATTTGTGTCGCTGGGTAATAGAATTGTTTTGCACTTGTGTCGCTGGGTAATAGAATTGTTTTGCATTTGTGTCGCTGGGTAATAGAATTGTTTTGCACTTGTGTCGCTGGGTAATAGAATTGTTTTGCACTTGTGTCGCTGGGTAATAGAATTGTTTTGCACTTGTGTCGCTGGGTAATAGAATTGTTTTGCGTTAGGGTAGCTGGGTAATACAGTTGTTTACATTTGGATAGCATTTGGTTtgctgggtagtagagttgtttacatttaggtagctgggtagtagagttgtttacatttaggtagctgggtagtagagttgtttacatttaggtagctgggtagtagagttgtttacatttaggtagctgggtagtagagttgtttacatttaggtagctgggtagtagagttgtttacatttaggtagctgggtagtagagttgtttacatttaggtagctgggtagtacagttgtttacatttgggtagctgggtagtacagttgtttacatttaggtagctgggtagtacagttgtttacatttaggtagctgggtagtagagttgtttacatttaggtagctgggtagtacagttgtttacatttgggtagctgggtagtacagttgtttacatttaggtAGCTGGGTAGTACAGTTGTTTACATTTGGATAACATTTGGTTtgctgggtagtagagttgtttacatttaggtagctgggtagtagagttgtttacatttaggtagctgggtagtagagttgtttacgtttaggtagctgggtagtagagttgtttacgtttaggtagctgggtagtagagttgtttacatttaggtagctgggtagtagagttgtttacatttaggtagctgggtagtagagttgtttacatttaggtagctgggtagtacagttgtttacatttgggtagctgggtagtacagttgtttacatttaggtagctgggtagtacagttgtttacatttaggtagctgggtagtagagttgtttacatttaggtagctgggtagtacagttgtttacatttgggtagctgggtagtacagttgtttacatttaggtAGCTGGGTAGTACAGTTGTTTACATTTGGATAACATTTGGTTtgctgggtagtagagttgtttacatttaggtagctgggtagtagagttgtttacatttaggtagctgggtagtagagttgtttacgtttaggtagctgggtagtagagttgtttacgtttaggtagctgggtagtagagttgtttacatttggGTAACATTTgggtagctgggtagtagagttgttaACATTTAagtagctgggtagtagagttgtttacgtttaggtagctgggtagtagagttgtttacgtttgggtagctgggtagtagagttgtttacatttgggtagctgggtagtagagttgtttacatttgggtagctgggtagtagagttgtttacatttaggtagctgggtagtagagttgtttacgtttaggtagctgggtagtagagttgtttacgtttaggtagctgggtagtagagttgtttacatttggGTAACATTTgggtagctgggtagtagagttgttaACATTTAagtagctgggtagtagagttgtttacgtttaggtagctgggtagtagagttgtttacgtttgggtagctgggtagtagagttgtttacatttgggtagctgggtagtagagttgtttacatttaggtagctgggtagtagagttgtttacatttaggtagctgggtagtacagttgtttacatttgggtagctgggtagtacagttgtttacatttaggtagctgggtagtacagttgtttacatttaggtagctgggtagtagagttgtttacatttaggtagctgggtagtacagttgtttacatttgggtagctgggtagtacagttgtttacatttaggtAGCTGGGTAGTACAGTTGTTTACATTTGGATAACATTTGGTTtgctgggtagtagagttgtttacatttaggtagctgggtagtagagttgtttacatttaggtagctgggtagtagagttgtttacgtttaggtagctgggtagtagagttgtttacgtttaggtagctgggtagtagagttgtttacatttggGTAACATTTgggtagctgggtagtagagttgttaACATTTAagtagctgggtagtagagttgtttacgtttaggtagctgggtagtagagttgtttacgtttgggtagctgggtagtagagttgtttacatttgggtagctgggtagtagagttaTTTACATTTgggtagctgggtagtagagttgtttacatttaggtagctgggtagtagagttgtttacgtttaggtagctgggtagtagagttgtttacgtttaggtagctgggtagtagagttgtttacatttggGTAACATTTgggtagctgggtagtagagttgttaACATTTAagtagctgggtagtagagttgtttacgtttaggtagctgggtagtagagttgtttacgtttgggtagctgggtagtagagttgtttacatttgggtagctgggtagtagagttgtttaca contains:
- the LOC129927725 gene encoding uncharacterized protein LOC129927725 → MLCTSSPHHHALGPSLEYTWFSVRLSIPGPSLEYTWFSVRPSIPGPSLEYTWFSVRLSIPGPSLEYTWFSVRLSIPGPSLEYTWFSVRLSIPGPSLEYTWFSVRLSIPGPSLEYTWFSVRMSIPGPSLEYTWFSVRLSIPGPSLEYTWFSVRLSIPGPSLEYTWFSVRLSIPGPSLEYTWFSVRLSIPGP